A window of Streptomyces sp. NBC_00289 contains these coding sequences:
- the dnaB gene encoding replicative DNA helicase: MTTVPSSRRPGENPAGETAPASAPTRAAYDVAAERSALGAAILSKDAIGDISEALEPLKGAAFYLPVHETIWNTITAMYAKGDEVTSISLGHQLKKDGELARVGGDVYLSQLIEACPSTTLSVHDAEIVLDRAKLRRLQQTGTEIAQMAAAGEGDADEILDDASKALAQVTQATTSAGTGYTAMDDLFPDIIDEIQAIEHGSTEQGIPTGFTDLDNLTNGFLPGQMIVVAARPAMGKSTLAVDFVRAASIKHRLSSAVFSLEMSKSELGMRILSAEARVGLHHLRGGTTTAEDWKRIARVSDQIRTAPMVISDEQVNTLTQIKALCRRIQQNRGLDLVVIDYIQLLESGNRRAESRQQEVSDISRSIKLLAKELQVPVIALSQLNRGPEQRTDKKPLVSDLRESGSIEQDADMVILLHREDAYEKETPRAGEADLIVAKHRNGPTATVTVAFQGHYSRFVDMAQT, translated from the coding sequence ATGACCACCGTACCGAGTAGCCGGCGGCCCGGCGAGAATCCAGCCGGTGAGACCGCCCCCGCGAGCGCCCCCACCCGCGCCGCGTACGACGTGGCCGCGGAGCGTTCCGCCCTCGGGGCGGCGATCTTGTCCAAGGACGCCATCGGTGACATCTCCGAAGCCCTGGAACCGCTGAAGGGCGCAGCGTTCTACCTGCCCGTACACGAGACGATCTGGAACACGATCACCGCGATGTACGCGAAGGGGGACGAGGTCACGTCGATCAGCCTCGGGCATCAGCTGAAGAAGGACGGCGAACTGGCCCGCGTCGGCGGCGACGTCTACCTGTCCCAGCTCATCGAGGCATGCCCGAGCACCACGCTCTCGGTCCACGATGCGGAGATCGTGCTGGACCGGGCCAAGCTGCGCCGCCTGCAGCAGACTGGCACTGAGATCGCGCAGATGGCCGCTGCCGGCGAGGGTGACGCCGACGAGATCCTGGACGACGCCTCGAAGGCGCTGGCTCAGGTCACCCAGGCCACCACCAGCGCCGGCACCGGCTACACCGCCATGGACGACCTGTTCCCGGACATCATCGATGAAATCCAGGCCATCGAACACGGCAGCACGGAGCAAGGCATCCCGACTGGTTTCACCGACCTGGACAACCTCACCAACGGGTTCCTGCCCGGGCAGATGATCGTCGTTGCCGCTCGCCCTGCCATGGGCAAGAGCACCCTGGCCGTGGACTTCGTCCGCGCCGCCTCCATCAAACACCGCCTCAGCAGCGCGGTGTTCAGCCTGGAGATGAGCAAGAGCGAACTCGGTATGCGCATCCTGTCCGCTGAAGCACGCGTGGGCCTGCACCACCTGCGCGGCGGCACCACGACCGCCGAGGACTGGAAGCGCATCGCCCGCGTCAGCGACCAGATCCGCACCGCCCCCATGGTCATCAGTGACGAGCAGGTCAACACCCTCACCCAGATCAAGGCCCTGTGCCGTCGCATCCAGCAAAACCGCGGCCTGGACCTGGTCGTCATCGACTACATCCAGCTGCTGGAAAGCGGCAACCGCCGCGCAGAAAGCCGCCAGCAGGAAGTCAGCGACATCTCCCGCAGCATCAAGCTCCTGGCCAAGGAACTGCAGGTACCCGTCATCGCCCTGTCCCAGCTCAACCGAGGCCCCGAACAGCGCACCGACAAGAAGCCGCTCGTGTCCGACCTGCGCGAGTCCGGCTCCATCGAGCAGGACGCCGACATGGTCATCCTGCTCCACCGCGAAGACGCCTACGAAAAGGAGACGCCCCGCGCCGGCGAGGCCGACCTCATCGTGGCCAAGCACCGCAACGGCCCCACCGCCACCGTCACGGTCGCCTTCCAGGGCCACTACAGCCGTTTCGTGGACATGGCGCAGACGTGA
- a CDS encoding helix-turn-helix transcriptional regulator produces the protein MPSIADHSRVAFGKPVTERRRMSTTEGLPQPIESLLSRAVALPGPAERARLRVAANLTQAEVADALGVHRVQVVRWETGRAEPRQPHRQTYARFLDALATKFPQQA, from the coding sequence ATGCCGTCCATAGCTGATCACTCTCGTGTAGCGTTCGGGAAGCCAGTCACTGAAAGGAGGCGTATGTCGACCACAGAAGGTCTCCCTCAACCGATCGAGTCGTTGCTGAGTCGGGCCGTGGCCCTTCCTGGTCCCGCGGAAAGGGCTCGACTGCGCGTAGCAGCGAACCTGACGCAGGCCGAAGTTGCCGATGCTCTCGGTGTACATCGGGTGCAGGTGGTGCGATGGGAGACCGGCCGGGCCGAACCTCGCCAGCCTCATCGACAGACGTACGCCCGATTCCTGGACGCGCTCGCCACCAAGTTTCCTCAACAGGCATAG
- a CDS encoding dihydrofolate reductase family protein, whose amino-acid sequence MTSRPYVLLSAAMSVDGYLDDTSPERLRLSNAEDFDRVDQVRAESDAILIGANTMRRDNPRLLVNSDERRAQRVADGKPEYPLKVTVTQSGDLSADLNFWHHGGDKLVVTVDSAVEKVCATLGDLADVVGVGPELDWGLVLDELGRRGVGRLMVEGGGTIHTQLMAANLADEVHLAIAPLLVGQPEAARFLGTADYPGGTTARMTVLEVRAIDDVVFIRYAPKERN is encoded by the coding sequence ATGACCTCCCGCCCGTACGTCCTGCTCTCCGCCGCCATGTCGGTTGACGGCTACCTGGACGACACCAGCCCTGAGCGGCTGCGCCTGTCCAACGCGGAGGACTTCGACCGCGTCGACCAGGTCCGCGCTGAATCCGACGCCATATTGATCGGCGCGAACACCATGCGTCGGGACAACCCGCGTCTGCTGGTCAACAGCGATGAACGGCGCGCTCAGCGCGTCGCAGACGGCAAGCCGGAGTACCCGCTGAAGGTCACGGTCACCCAGTCCGGCGACCTCTCCGCCGACCTGAACTTCTGGCACCACGGCGGCGACAAGCTGGTGGTCACTGTGGACAGCGCGGTGGAGAAAGTGTGCGCCACTCTGGGCGACCTAGCTGACGTGGTCGGTGTCGGCCCTGAGCTCGACTGGGGCCTGGTCCTCGATGAACTCGGGCGCCGCGGCGTCGGTCGGCTCATGGTGGAGGGCGGTGGCACCATCCACACGCAGCTGATGGCCGCGAACCTCGCTGACGAAGTTCACCTTGCTATCGCCCCGCTTCTGGTCGGCCAGCCTGAAGCTGCCCGTTTCCTTGGCACCGCCGACTACCCGGGCGGGACGACAGCTCGGATGACGGTGTTGGAAGTCCGCGCAATTGATGACGTCGTGTTCATCCGCTATGCGCCCAAGGAGCGCAACTGA
- a CDS encoding helix-turn-helix transcriptional regulator: MAQKPRELTPWVSPLHNWGYELRELRKMRGMTLRGLARAARIDHSHLGRFERAERKADRSQAALLDQVLGANGMLFRLWERIGDERGHVANSSVHVAKSSVDLALVLPDQAASNGEGISVPCRLTDGSVVWVALDRRALLRAGVGLGAAATVGIGSPAAANSSAVPGLVRKARAASAYGSTPVEHLRRARRVLIDTDNLLGPGRAVGAVHDYIEVIQELRRDAKGSDRRDLMELQTQYGEFLSWIYQDLGNPQAAAYWLDRAMQWSTTVGDGDLSTYVMARKAQLAGDTADLVDVVDLAEAAQRMARPRSRLAAVARTYEAYGHALRGDADESERAIDDVRNALDGAAADPTPWGVWLNASYVEVHRAQGLEALGKHQEAADAFDAALQLMPDGYHRDRGVYMARQAVALAGARVPEQAAAVGMHALMVAGDTGSGRITNELTRLDRALIPWQRVSEVAEFRAAFDSTLVHETETEA; encoded by the coding sequence ATGGCACAGAAACCTCGGGAGCTGACGCCCTGGGTGTCCCCCCTGCACAACTGGGGTTACGAGCTGCGGGAGCTCAGGAAGATGCGTGGGATGACCCTGCGCGGGCTCGCGCGTGCGGCCAGGATTGACCACAGCCACCTGGGACGATTCGAACGTGCCGAGCGGAAGGCCGACCGTTCCCAGGCCGCGCTCCTGGACCAGGTCTTGGGCGCGAACGGGATGTTATTCCGACTGTGGGAGCGCATCGGCGATGAGCGTGGCCATGTGGCCAATTCATCGGTTCATGTGGCCAAGTCGTCAGTGGATCTAGCCCTCGTCCTGCCCGACCAGGCAGCGTCGAACGGTGAGGGGATCTCTGTCCCGTGTCGTCTGACGGATGGATCGGTGGTTTGGGTGGCTCTGGATCGGCGTGCGCTGCTACGCGCTGGAGTGGGACTCGGGGCCGCGGCGACCGTCGGCATCGGTTCGCCGGCCGCCGCAAACTCAAGTGCCGTGCCCGGTCTGGTACGAAAGGCGCGCGCCGCATCGGCGTACGGATCGACGCCGGTGGAACATCTACGCCGCGCGCGACGGGTGCTGATCGACACGGACAACCTGCTCGGGCCCGGGCGTGCGGTGGGAGCTGTGCATGACTACATCGAAGTCATTCAGGAACTCCGGCGGGACGCGAAGGGCAGCGACCGGCGGGATCTGATGGAGCTACAGACGCAATACGGAGAGTTCCTGTCTTGGATCTATCAGGATCTGGGCAACCCGCAGGCCGCGGCATACTGGCTGGACCGGGCGATGCAGTGGTCGACCACCGTCGGCGACGGTGACCTGAGCACATACGTCATGGCCCGCAAGGCTCAGCTGGCTGGCGACACGGCGGATTTGGTCGACGTCGTCGACCTGGCCGAAGCCGCTCAGCGCATGGCTCGGCCGCGCAGCCGGCTGGCCGCCGTCGCACGCACCTATGAGGCGTACGGGCACGCGCTCCGCGGTGACGCTGACGAGAGCGAGCGCGCCATCGATGACGTCCGCAACGCCCTCGATGGCGCGGCCGCCGATCCCACCCCGTGGGGCGTATGGCTGAACGCCTCGTATGTGGAGGTTCACCGTGCTCAGGGCCTGGAGGCCCTCGGTAAGCACCAGGAAGCGGCAGACGCGTTCGACGCCGCTCTCCAGCTAATGCCGGACGGCTACCACCGAGACCGCGGCGTCTACATGGCGCGGCAGGCCGTGGCTCTGGCCGGCGCCCGGGTGCCGGAGCAGGCCGCTGCGGTCGGTATGCACGCGCTGATGGTCGCGGGGGATACCGGCTCGGGCCGGATTACGAATGAGCTCACTCGGCTCGACAGGGCCCTGATCCCTTGGCAACGCGTGTCCGAGGTCGCGGAGTTCCGCGCCGCCTTCGACTCCACCCTTGTCCACGAGACAGAAACGGAAGCCTGA
- a CDS encoding GNAT family N-acetyltransferase, with translation MAVSGRARALYQRIADNIRVQITDGTLAPGDRLPTEAEIASEWTTTRSTAVQGLKVLVNEGLIIADRPRGYFVRSRKPMVYRPQAEFRKRPLSPEMDQFLTQMSEEGREASQHIEVKVETPSRQIRERLQLPEGELAVVRRRVRFIDGIPYNTNDSHFPLSVVQSSEIMNPDDIARGANVVMSELGYEQVRALDEFHVRMPTPEEADRLQLGPGTPVAVHLCTGYTVDGRPVRAVVNVLPGDRHVITYERSRPQLEAALTVRQAISADLRTVIDLWEHAASWLSERGIDQWQYPPREDRIKANIEAGECWIIEADGAPVATITIDEHADSDFWSSAEAAEPALYVHRMVVRRDAAGLDLGSAMLDWAGRQALSQGKQLLRLDAWRSNEGLQRYYADRGFTHIRTVEADDRSSGALFQRPADYARGTGPTLETAPSNNRH, from the coding sequence ATGGCAGTCAGCGGCAGGGCACGGGCCCTCTACCAGCGAATCGCGGACAACATCCGCGTCCAGATCACCGATGGGACCCTGGCTCCAGGTGACCGCCTGCCGACTGAGGCGGAAATCGCCTCTGAGTGGACCACTACTCGTTCGACTGCCGTTCAGGGACTGAAAGTCCTGGTCAACGAAGGTTTGATCATCGCGGATCGCCCCCGGGGCTACTTCGTTCGCAGTCGGAAGCCGATGGTTTACCGGCCACAGGCTGAATTCCGCAAGCGCCCGCTGAGCCCGGAGATGGACCAGTTCCTCACCCAGATGTCCGAGGAAGGTCGGGAGGCCAGTCAGCACATCGAGGTGAAGGTGGAGACCCCGTCGCGCCAAATCCGTGAGCGACTCCAACTCCCCGAAGGCGAACTGGCTGTTGTCCGTCGGCGCGTCCGCTTCATCGATGGCATCCCCTACAACACGAACGACAGCCACTTCCCGCTGTCCGTGGTGCAGAGCAGCGAGATCATGAACCCGGACGACATCGCGCGAGGCGCCAATGTCGTCATGTCGGAGCTTGGTTACGAGCAGGTCCGCGCGCTCGATGAGTTCCACGTCCGCATGCCGACGCCCGAGGAAGCCGACCGCCTGCAACTCGGCCCCGGTACCCCCGTCGCGGTGCACCTGTGCACGGGCTACACCGTGGACGGAAGACCCGTTCGCGCAGTGGTCAACGTCCTGCCCGGTGACCGACACGTAATCACCTACGAGCGCAGCCGACCGCAGCTTGAGGCTGCACTGACCGTCCGTCAGGCAATCTCGGCCGACCTTCGCACGGTCATCGACCTGTGGGAGCACGCCGCATCGTGGCTGAGCGAGCGCGGCATCGACCAGTGGCAGTACCCACCGCGCGAGGACCGCATCAAGGCGAACATCGAGGCAGGCGAATGCTGGATTATCGAAGCAGACGGCGCCCCGGTAGCGACCATCACGATTGACGAGCACGCGGATTCCGACTTCTGGAGCTCTGCCGAGGCCGCCGAACCCGCACTCTACGTACATCGCATGGTCGTGCGCCGTGACGCCGCGGGCCTGGACCTTGGATCGGCCATGCTCGACTGGGCTGGACGGCAGGCCCTGAGCCAGGGCAAGCAGCTGCTCCGCCTGGACGCTTGGCGTTCCAACGAGGGATTGCAGCGGTACTACGCCGACCGCGGCTTCACACACATTCGAACCGTAGAAGCCGACGATCGCAGCAGCGGCGCCCTGTTCCAGCGCCCAGCCGATTACGCCCGAGGAACGGGACCGACGCTGGAGACCGCACCGTCCAACAATAGGCACTAG
- a CDS encoding DUF5999 family protein, whose product MCQHTPRCPAADSPDREAAHVVAAQPEQGWSVLCNAVVLFDDRGELLPDGQVIAPHRHLAVVA is encoded by the coding sequence CTGTGCCAGCACACCCCACGCTGCCCGGCGGCCGACAGCCCGGACCGCGAGGCCGCACACGTCGTGGCCGCCCAGCCGGAGCAGGGCTGGTCGGTTTTGTGTAACGCCGTCGTCTTGTTCGACGACCGAGGCGAGCTGCTCCCCGACGGACAGGTGATCGCACCGCACCGGCACCTCGCCGTCGTGGCCTGA
- a CDS encoding FtsK/SpoIIIE domain-containing protein yields the protein MGRKKQQASAMAADDGYGQAAGAIGTLAIAFGILAAIKDKLGLSWPATVLLTAGALVALGYTAWRTKALFKAMWAKEKEPAAALKQESSSSTASAGEAEAAVENVPVHPELTAALTTAGAIGRDQVIRQDEATVTDVQTGSLYDFLVPKGRTYEDVEKKLGTVAGMFGVTRLHLKMERSRDNERRVKLLKLHEPPFTHPFPAPTRQEIATFAGVPLGHDVTGQLAGVPTFDKASMLVAGMTQMGKTTLINGLITCLLIAYGDFELYLLDGKFCGLTRFEKAAFRYESSDDPAVYEDMVDELNGRSDRRYAEIKEAVQDRKPLPKFKPVIFIVDEAADFFASDESKEGKEDARRIAEKTRSLVAKSLESGISTILMTQRPSTNAIPVMVRDQFLYRLCLYVASSGTAKVALGDTYFETVAPINPALLDPDIKGQAVLFTQGRSTLLRGFNFEDQFIWDVVDEVIDRQKQAIEANPESPLTKAIALLRSNEADFMPTAELAPALGIHEDDATERGKQLSNLLGVSASRTGKGRGYLLADLIKAAKSGS from the coding sequence GTGGGAAGGAAGAAACAGCAGGCCAGCGCCATGGCCGCTGACGATGGGTACGGGCAGGCGGCCGGCGCGATCGGCACCCTCGCGATCGCGTTCGGCATCCTCGCCGCCATCAAGGACAAGCTCGGTCTGTCCTGGCCGGCCACCGTCCTGCTCACCGCCGGCGCGCTGGTCGCGCTCGGCTACACCGCCTGGCGGACCAAGGCCCTCTTCAAGGCGATGTGGGCGAAAGAGAAGGAGCCCGCGGCAGCTCTGAAGCAGGAATCGTCATCGTCCACGGCATCGGCCGGTGAGGCTGAGGCGGCCGTGGAAAACGTCCCGGTACATCCGGAGTTGACGGCTGCGCTGACCACGGCTGGTGCGATCGGCCGGGACCAGGTCATCCGGCAGGACGAAGCCACCGTCACCGACGTCCAGACCGGCAGCCTCTACGACTTCCTCGTGCCCAAGGGGCGTACCTATGAGGACGTCGAGAAGAAGTTGGGCACGGTGGCCGGCATGTTCGGCGTGACCCGCCTGCATCTGAAAATGGAGCGCAGCCGGGACAACGAACGGCGCGTCAAGCTCCTCAAGCTGCACGAACCGCCGTTCACCCACCCGTTCCCTGCCCCGACCCGGCAGGAGATCGCGACGTTCGCGGGGGTGCCGCTCGGGCATGACGTCACCGGCCAGCTGGCCGGTGTGCCCACGTTCGACAAGGCGTCCATGCTGGTCGCCGGCATGACCCAGATGGGCAAGACCACCCTGATCAACGGGCTCATCACCTGCCTGCTGATCGCCTACGGCGACTTCGAACTGTATCTGCTGGACGGAAAGTTCTGCGGACTGACCCGGTTCGAAAAGGCCGCCTTCCGCTACGAGTCGTCCGACGATCCGGCCGTCTACGAGGACATGGTCGATGAGCTGAACGGCCGCTCGGACAGGCGTTATGCGGAAATCAAGGAAGCCGTCCAGGACCGGAAGCCGTTGCCGAAGTTCAAGCCGGTCATCTTCATCGTGGATGAGGCAGCCGACTTCTTCGCCAGCGACGAATCCAAGGAGGGAAAGGAAGACGCCCGGCGGATCGCGGAAAAGACCCGCTCGTTGGTCGCAAAATCACTGGAATCGGGTATCTCCACGATCCTCATGACCCAGCGTCCGTCCACGAACGCCATTCCAGTCATGGTCCGCGATCAATTCCTCTACCGGCTGTGCCTGTACGTGGCATCGTCCGGAACGGCCAAAGTCGCCCTCGGAGACACCTACTTCGAAACGGTCGCGCCGATCAACCCGGCACTCCTGGACCCGGACATCAAGGGCCAGGCCGTCCTGTTCACCCAGGGACGCTCCACACTGCTCCGCGGATTCAACTTCGAGGATCAGTTCATCTGGGACGTGGTCGATGAAGTGATCGACAGGCAGAAACAGGCGATCGAAGCCAACCCGGAATCTCCACTCACCAAGGCAATCGCCTTGCTGCGGAGCAACGAGGCAGATTTCATGCCCACGGCAGAACTGGCGCCCGCACTCGGAATCCACGAGGACGACGCCACCGAACGCGGAAAGCAACTGAGCAATTTGCTCGGTGTTTCCGCCAGCCGCACAGGAAAGGGCCGCGGCTACCTGCTGGCCGACCTCATCAAGGCCGCCAAATCCGGCTCGTGA
- a CDS encoding bifunctional lytic transglycosylase/C40 family peptidase — protein MRASVATTIGIGATVAVVAAALVQAAGDDPVMGAALSLSIPAQYRSLVQDAGNTCPEVTPNLLGALLTQESGFNPKASSPVGAEGVAQFMPSTWETHGIDGNGDGKRDVWDPADAIPSAAKYLCDIAKDVEGVPGNAQSNMLAAYNAGSGAVKKYGGVPPYKETQNYVRSISALASKPAGGGAATATTKQAAAAISAASGMLGTPYSWGGGSPSGPSTGICCSPNGHSGKTIAGFDCSGLTLYAYAKAGISLPRTAAQQYAASEPVKPGDVRPGDLVFYGTSATSIHHVGIAIGGGWIIDAPRPGTSVRIDPMDTMTDLFAVARPVPSQNKEI, from the coding sequence TTGCGAGCCTCTGTAGCCACCACGATCGGCATCGGGGCAACCGTGGCCGTCGTCGCGGCCGCGCTCGTCCAGGCCGCCGGCGACGACCCCGTCATGGGAGCCGCTCTCAGCCTGTCCATCCCCGCCCAATACCGGTCCCTCGTGCAGGACGCAGGAAATACCTGCCCCGAAGTCACACCCAACCTGCTCGGCGCCCTGCTCACACAGGAAAGCGGCTTCAACCCGAAAGCCAGCTCGCCTGTGGGTGCCGAGGGCGTCGCGCAGTTCATGCCGTCCACGTGGGAAACCCACGGCATCGACGGAAACGGCGACGGTAAACGCGACGTGTGGGATCCCGCAGACGCGATCCCCTCCGCCGCGAAATATCTGTGCGACATCGCCAAAGACGTCGAAGGCGTTCCCGGCAATGCGCAAAGCAACATGCTCGCCGCCTACAACGCCGGATCCGGCGCCGTCAAAAAATATGGCGGTGTGCCTCCCTACAAAGAGACACAGAACTACGTCCGATCGATCTCCGCACTCGCCAGCAAACCCGCAGGCGGTGGCGCAGCGACCGCGACCACAAAACAGGCCGCCGCTGCCATCAGCGCGGCCAGCGGAATGCTCGGCACACCGTATTCATGGGGTGGCGGCAGTCCAAGCGGCCCCAGCACGGGAATCTGCTGCTCCCCCAACGGGCACTCCGGAAAAACTATTGCCGGGTTCGACTGCTCCGGGCTCACGCTCTACGCCTACGCGAAAGCAGGCATCAGCCTGCCCCGCACGGCAGCCCAGCAGTACGCCGCATCCGAACCCGTCAAGCCGGGAGATGTACGCCCCGGCGATCTCGTCTTCTACGGCACAAGCGCCACCAGCATTCACCACGTCGGAATTGCCATCGGGGGCGGCTGGATTATCGACGCCCCCCGGCCCGGCACATCCGTCCGCATCGACCCCATGGACACGATGACCGACCTGTTCGCCGTCGCCCGCCCCGTTCCCTCCCAGAACAAGGAGATCTGA
- a CDS encoding RRQRL motif-containing zinc-binding protein yields the protein MADQTEDLVDVDPYDPGDGSLPVFRWRQAGHANLATRRQLREMGLRPGGQEPIARIECRGGKRFAWLYRIDLAKPVRPMTLAKEAALDRAMAARQTCPRCRRRFDACLPLRTLGMCLECHDGTPATPGTYTLPPDTTHHLAA from the coding sequence ATGGCCGACCAGACCGAGGACCTGGTCGACGTCGACCCGTACGACCCCGGCGACGGCTCCCTACCGGTCTTCCGGTGGAGGCAGGCCGGGCACGCGAACCTCGCGACCCGCCGCCAGCTGCGGGAGATGGGACTGCGCCCCGGCGGCCAGGAGCCGATCGCGCGGATCGAATGCCGCGGCGGGAAGCGCTTCGCGTGGTTGTACCGGATCGACCTGGCGAAGCCGGTACGGCCGATGACGCTGGCCAAGGAAGCCGCGCTCGATCGCGCGATGGCAGCGAGGCAGACCTGTCCCCGGTGCCGCCGACGTTTTGACGCGTGCTTGCCCTTGCGCACCCTCGGCATGTGCCTGGAATGCCACGACGGAACCCCCGCCACCCCTGGGACCTACACCCTCCCCCCTGACACCACCCATCACCTCGCCGCCTGA
- a CDS encoding Pycsar system effector family protein, producing the protein MTLAWSSRTPATPTATAVPSTAAVDADRNLDAACATVAGEIARTDGKASLLLAFNGAVLAGLASVADADLPLLTRALGEAAVLALAAAAVLLLLVVRPRLGGDDRASFPYWAGLYDDHEIVACMQGDSRAARIRVLSRIAVGKYRQLRRAVDLSLAALALLLLAGASALV; encoded by the coding sequence ATGACTCTTGCCTGGTCCTCCCGCACCCCAGCCACGCCCACCGCCACGGCGGTCCCCAGCACCGCAGCCGTCGACGCGGACCGGAACCTGGACGCCGCATGCGCCACGGTGGCGGGCGAGATCGCCCGAACCGACGGCAAGGCATCCCTGCTGCTGGCCTTCAACGGCGCCGTCTTGGCCGGCCTCGCGTCCGTCGCCGACGCGGACCTGCCGCTGCTCACCCGGGCTTTAGGTGAGGCCGCTGTCCTGGCTCTGGCCGCGGCCGCTGTGCTGCTGCTCCTGGTGGTGCGGCCCCGCCTGGGCGGCGATGACCGCGCGTCTTTTCCGTACTGGGCCGGCCTGTACGACGACCACGAGATCGTCGCCTGCATGCAGGGCGACAGTCGGGCCGCCCGTATCCGGGTGTTGTCGCGGATCGCGGTCGGCAAGTACCGGCAGTTGCGGCGTGCGGTCGACCTGAGTCTCGCCGCCCTGGCCCTGCTCCTGCTGGCCGGCGCCAGTGCCCTGGTCTGA
- a CDS encoding GGDEF domain-containing protein encodes MPAPTALRQPSRTLVIAAAAVPLALAALADDVRVRRQLDAARKDPLSGLPGRPDLLAFTERLLDTERRDAAHVLVLDAVGFKTVNDTFGHAAGDAVIRHIGQRLARWTSGRQAIAARLGGDEFAVTAVLPNASALADITALREQLQQPLTHDGRTLHVGMSVGIARVADLPGEDASRIVRGADTAMYKVKTGAQTFPYLATREDAYADTVNGRRTGRTGTHLPVA; translated from the coding sequence ATGCCCGCCCCCACCGCATTACGTCAGCCGTCCCGCACACTCGTCATCGCCGCGGCCGCCGTACCGCTCGCCCTTGCCGCCCTCGCCGACGACGTCCGCGTGCGCCGTCAGCTGGACGCTGCCCGGAAGGATCCGCTGTCCGGCCTGCCGGGCCGGCCCGATCTCCTGGCCTTCACCGAACGCCTCCTGGACACCGAACGCCGGGACGCCGCGCACGTCCTGGTGCTCGACGCCGTCGGCTTCAAGACGGTCAACGACACCTTCGGGCACGCCGCCGGCGACGCCGTCATCCGCCATATAGGCCAGCGCCTGGCCCGCTGGACGTCGGGCCGCCAGGCGATCGCGGCCCGGCTGGGCGGGGACGAATTCGCCGTCACCGCGGTCCTGCCGAACGCGTCCGCGCTCGCAGACATCACCGCGCTGCGCGAGCAGCTGCAGCAACCCCTCACCCACGACGGGCGCACCCTGCACGTGGGCATGTCGGTCGGGATCGCCCGCGTCGCGGATCTGCCCGGCGAGGACGCGAGCCGCATTGTGCGCGGCGCCGACACGGCCATGTACAAGGTCAAGACGGGGGCGCAGACCTTCCCCTATCTGGCGACCCGCGAGGACGCCTACGCCGACACGGTCAACGGCCGCCGCACCGGCCGCACCGGCACCCACCTGCCCGTCGCATGA
- a CDS encoding WhiB family transcriptional regulator has protein sequence MNRPPAVYQDADKIPFPVFSSPTACRRSPHLFSHDRLTTPTAQADTEQAKRLCAGCPIAASCLKWALAHPSETRVGVWAGTTTRQRAHLRRRLAGRLGTRWVSVIAHRDQRRQPHATRVARSTQAKSAA, from the coding sequence ATGAACCGGCCCCCGGCTGTCTACCAGGACGCCGACAAGATCCCCTTCCCTGTCTTCTCCTCCCCGACCGCATGCCGGCGCAGCCCTCACCTGTTCTCCCACGACCGGCTCACCACGCCGACAGCCCAGGCCGACACCGAGCAGGCCAAGCGACTGTGCGCCGGCTGCCCGATCGCGGCGAGCTGCCTGAAATGGGCGCTGGCCCACCCGTCCGAGACCCGTGTCGGGGTATGGGCGGGCACCACCACCCGCCAGCGCGCCCACCTCCGCCGGCGGCTGGCAGGCCGCCTCGGCACCCGCTGGGTCAGCGTGATCGCCCACCGCGACCAGCGCCGGCAGCCCCACGCCACCCGCGTCGCCCGTTCCACCCAGGCGAAGTCCGCCGCATGA